In a genomic window of Telopea speciosissima isolate NSW1024214 ecotype Mountain lineage chromosome 5, Tspe_v1, whole genome shotgun sequence:
- the LOC122662035 gene encoding F-box/kelch-repeat protein At1g51550, whose product MAENRNSSDSSKTKNNNSNKSCITHIAYDHLISILLLLPIDSILSVGMTCRRFKSLVFSEALWESICRRDWGNNSIDALFSSPEMKHISWKKLYQQVSKLGSVYCHKLSAVDDGICPRPRASHSLNFVSDCLVLFGGGCEGGRHLDDTWVAYIGNEFRRILRWQKINSGIPSGRFGQTCAVVGNALVLFGGINDHGIRQSDTWLGHIVHDETLEIRLSWRLLDVGPHAPAPRGAHAECCAGDNRMVIHGGIGLDSLRLNDTWLLDIPNGARSATWYQIVAHPSPPARSGHTLTYIGGSCIVLFGGRGMGYDVLNDVWLLDIGEEYPKWVQLINESSNVPERVPLPRVGHSATLILGGKVLIYGGEDSSRHKKNDFWVLDVSAIPSVKIHSNTLYSKRLPKRMWRRLKVGGHQPSCRSFHRTCTDRSGRYVFMSGGMVDGLVQSSESAGLRFDGELYLVELVLQL is encoded by the exons ATGGCAGAGAATCGCAACAGCAGCGATAGCAGCAAAACCAAAAACAACAATAGCAACAAATCCTGCATAACCCACATAgcgtatgatcacctcatctcgattctacttcttcttccaatAGATTCGATCCTTTCTGTTGGCATGACTTGCAGGAGATTCAAGTCTCTAGTCTTCTCAGAGGCTCTTTGGGAATCAATCTGTAGGAGAGATTGGGGCAACAATTCTATTGATGCCCTCTTCTCATCTCCTGAGATGAAGCATATCTCATGGAAGAAGCTCTATCAGCAGGTCTCTAAACTGGGTTCTGTCTATTGTCATAAATTATCTGCCGTGGATGATGGGATATGTCCAAGGCCCAGAGCTTCTCACTCGCTCAATTTTGTGTCGGATTGTCTAGTTTTGTTTGGTGGAGGTTGCGAGGGAG GGCGCCATCTCGATGACACGTGGGTGGCATATATAGGTAATGAATTTAGGAGAATCCTGAGGTGGCAGAAGATCAATTCAGGCATTCCAAGCGGACGTTTTGGACAGACATGTGCTGTTGTTGGAAATGCGCTTGTCCTCTTTGGTGGGATCAATGACCATGGGATCCGTCAAAGTGATACATGGCTGGGGCACATTGTCCATGATGAGACACTAGAAATCAGACTGTCATGGAGGCTCCTTGATGTGGGTCCCCATGCGCCTGCTCCTCGTGGAGCCCATGCTGAGTGTTGTGCTGGTGACAATAGGATGGTGATCCATGGAGGGATTGGGTTAGACAGCCTTAGATTGAATGATACATGGCTATTGGATATCCCCAATGGTGCAAGATctgcaacatggtatcagattGTGGCCCACCCTTCGCCTCCTGCTCGTTCAGGGCATACATTGACTTACATTGGGGGTTCCTGCATTGTTCTCTTTGGAGGAAGGGGAATGGGTTACGACGTGCTCAATGATGTCTGGCTATTGGATATTGGGGAAGAATATCCTAAGTGGGTGCAGCTAATAAATGAATCATCTAACGTCCCAGAACGTGTGCCTCTCCCACGGGTTGGTCACTCAGCTACACTCATCTTAGGAGGCAAAGTGCTGATATATGGGGGTGAAGACTCATCTAGGCACAAGAAAAATGATTTTTGGGTGTTGGACGTTAGTGCAATCCCATCTGTTAAAATCCATTCCAATACTCTGTACTCAAAGAGACTACCAAAAAGAATGTGGAGGAGGTTGAAGGTAGGAGGTCATCAACCCAGCTGCAGATCATTCCATAGGACCTGCACTGATCGTTCTGGGCGTTATGTTTTTATGTCTGGCGGTATGGTGGATGGATTGGTTCAGTCTTCTGAATCAGCAGGTTTGAGATTTGATGGGGAGCTCTATCTTGTTGAGCTTGTGCTTCAGCTGTAG